The proteins below come from a single Miscanthus floridulus cultivar M001 chromosome 1, ASM1932011v1, whole genome shotgun sequence genomic window:
- the LOC136487296 gene encoding protein PHLOEM UNLOADING MODULATOR-like → MAKPARALRPKPPQQRASARRLLGLGGLGVAAAAYVGVDYLRHLSPAWHGWLQPALWAALALAAAARAPFYRHWSAELRAALPFLGSIAFMLAAFLCEAISVRFVSAVMGLHWHRTAAPLPDTGQWLLLSLNEKLPQSVVDLLRAHVITLHHYLMLFIMLGFSVLFDCIKAPGLGIATRYMFTMAIGRVLRTITFIATILPSARPWCAAARYQIPQHPHPWAQKYYVPYASDSNAIRRVITHDMAYAAVQAYPEEYRPDWGRMSFLVDILRPTPGEGPSWYHLLKKASGGCNDLMYSGHMLVAVLTAMAWTEAYGGWISVAIWLLVLHSAQREVRERHHYSVDCVAAIYIGILLWRMTGFIWSARDLTRARRLAKLEEIQSRLVHAAKDSDIDEIRGLLKEVELAGQEKQGFSQRAILTFAAGTIIFTLSCVLIAFTMTSDG, encoded by the exons ATGGCGAAGCCGGCGCGGGCGCTGAGGCCGAAGCCGCCGCAGCAGCGGGCGTCCGCCCGGCGGCTCCTCGGCCTCGGCGGGCTGGGCGTCGCGGCGGCGGCGTACGTGGGCGTGGACTACCTGCGGCACCTCTCGCCGGCGTGGCACGGCTGGCTGCAGCCGGCGCTGTGGGCGGCGCTGGCGCTCGCGGCCGCCGCGCGCGCCCCGTTCTACCGCCACTGGTCCGCGGAGCTGCGCGCCGCGCTGCCCTTCCTGGGATCCATCGCCTTCATGCTCGCCGCCTTCCTCTGCGAGGCCATCTCTGTCCGCTTCGTCTCCGCCGTCATGGGCCTGCACTGGCACAG AACTGCCGCGCCACTTCCTGACACCGGCCAATGGCTGCTTCTATCATTGAATGAGAAGCTCCCTCAGAGCGTGGTTGATCTACTGAGAGCTCATGTTATCACTCTTCACCACTATCTGATGTTGTTTATCATGCTGGGGTTCTCAGTTCTGTTTGACTGCATCAAAGCTCCTGGTCTTGGTATAGCCACAAGATATATGTTCACTATGGCAATTGGCCGTGTGCTTCGGACGATAACTTTCATTGCTACCATTCTTCCATCTGCAAGACCTTGGTGCGCTGCAGCCCGTTATCAAATACCTCAACATCCTCATCCTTGGGCACAGAAATATTATGTTCCATATGCTTCTGATTCAAATGCCATTCGTAGAGTGATAACGCATGATATGGCATATG CTGCTGTTCAAGCTTACCCAGAGGAATATAGACCCGATTGGGGACGTATGAGCTTCCTTGTAGACATTTTGAGACCAACTCCTGGAGAAGGGCCTTCATGGTACCATCTTTTGAAGAAAGCTAGTGGCGGTTGCAATGACCTTATGTACAGTGGACATATGCTTGTTGCTGTCCTTACTGCAATGGCGTGGACG GAAGCATACGGGGGCTGGATCTCTGTTGCAATATGGCTCCTCGTCCTGCACAGCGCACAGAGGGAGGTACGTGAGCGGCACCACTACAGCGTGGACTGTGTTGCTGCAATCTACATTGGCATCCTCCTGTGGAGGATGACGGGGTTCATCTGGTCTGCCAGAGACCTGACCCGAGCTAGACGGCTAGCCAAACTTGAGGAGATCCAGAGCAGGCTGGTCCATGCTGCAAAGGACAGTGACATTGATGAGATCAGGGGCCTGCTTAAGGAGGTGGAGCTAGCCGGCCAGGAGAAGCAGGGCTTCTCGCAGAGAGCTATCCTGACCTTTGCCGCAGGAACAATCATCTTCACCTTGTCTTGTGTTCTCATTGCCTTCACAATGACTAGCGACGGTTGA